One genomic region from Kamptonema formosum PCC 6407 encodes:
- a CDS encoding slr1659 superfamily regulator, with amino-acid sequence MEIKSKDYCIWYDSATETITCQGSFRLSKMEEYAPIVQLLNDVADAQPKKITLDLRELEFLNSSGINILSKFVIRVRQQKNIQIAVRGSQEILWQGKSLKNLQRLMPSLELELE; translated from the coding sequence ATGGAGATCAAGAGTAAAGATTACTGCATTTGGTACGACAGCGCTACTGAGACAATTACCTGCCAGGGTTCATTCCGGCTGAGTAAAATGGAAGAGTACGCGCCCATCGTGCAGTTGCTCAATGATGTGGCTGACGCACAGCCAAAGAAAATTACTTTGGATTTGCGAGAGCTAGAATTTTTAAATAGTTCTGGAATCAACATTCTGTCTAAGTTTGTGATCAGGGTGCGCCAGCAAAAGAATATTCAGATTGCGGTACGAGGATCTCAGGAGATACTCTGGCAGGGAAAATCGTTGAAGAACTTGCAGCGACTAATGCCTTCCTTAGAATTGGAACTGGAATAA
- the cynS gene encoding cyanase, with amino-acid sequence MAISEITEKLLSAKKAKGITFGELEKIVGRDEVWIAAVFYRQATASEDEAEKIVSVLGLDNSVAQSLTEPPLKGSLEPVIPVDPLIYRFYEIMQVYGMPLKAIIHEKFGDGIMSAIDFTLDVEKEEDPKGDRVKVIMSGKFLAYKKW; translated from the coding sequence ATGGCAATTTCAGAAATCACAGAGAAACTTTTGTCTGCTAAAAAAGCTAAGGGTATTACCTTTGGTGAGTTAGAAAAAATTGTCGGGCGCGATGAGGTTTGGATTGCGGCGGTGTTTTACCGTCAAGCTACTGCTTCTGAAGATGAAGCGGAGAAAATTGTATCAGTTTTAGGGTTAGATAACAGTGTAGCTCAAAGCTTAACAGAACCACCCTTAAAAGGTTCCCTGGAGCCGGTTATTCCCGTAGATCCGCTGATTTATCGCTTCTATGAAATTATGCAAGTGTATGGGATGCCTCTGAAAGCAATAATTCACGAAAAATTCGGCGATGGCATTATGAGCGCCATTGATTTTACTCTTGACGTTGAAAAAGAAGAAGATCCTAAAGGCGATCGCGTTAAGGTCATCATGTCTGGTAAATTCTTGGCTTATAAGAAGTGGTAA
- the ligA gene encoding NAD-dependent DNA ligase LigA codes for MMPEVQQRVQQLRKQLQEASYAYYVLDTPIMPDEVYDRLYRELQELETQHPELISLESPTQRVGEKPATHFSSVRHNIPLYSLENAFNIEEFIKWEERWQRGIGTNEGELATGNTLESSQKTSPVSKYVCELKIDGSALALTYENGILVRGATRGDGVTGEEITQNVKTIRSIPLQLQLEDCPPLVEVRGEAFLSLAVFEEINQEREKSGDSLFANPRNAAAGTLRQLDSKIVAKRRLDFFAYTLQIPGKEDIEVADTQCKSLELLQQMGFKVNPNRQLCLALDEVREYYQYWDIERRNLPYMTDGVVVKINDLRLQKQLGFTQKFPRWAVALKYPAEEAPTLVESIAVSVGRTGALTPVAELKPVQLAGTTVSRATLHNSDRILSLNIHIGDTVIVRKAGEIIPEVVRVLPELRPEGAQSFQMPSCCPECGQPVVREKGEAVTRCINTSCPAILRGALIHFCSRDAVDINGIGEKLVQQLVDSNLVHSVADIYDLTVERLMNLERMGKKLADKLVGAIANSKTQPWSRILYGLGIRHVGSVNAVLLTERFPDVEQLAAASAATIEGVYGIGPEIAQSVYQWFQVPANQNLIERLKVAGLQLKSEATSNKVEGKNLLLAGKVFVITGTLPTLKRDEAKELIQKAGGKVTNSVSAKTNYLVVGEDAGSKLEKAQELGIVQLSEAQLLEMIK; via the coding sequence ATGATGCCAGAAGTTCAGCAACGAGTCCAACAATTGAGAAAACAATTACAGGAAGCTAGCTATGCTTACTATGTTCTGGATACGCCAATTATGCCAGATGAGGTGTACGATCGCCTCTATCGCGAACTACAAGAACTAGAAACCCAACATCCCGAATTAATCAGCCTGGAAAGTCCCACTCAGCGAGTTGGAGAAAAACCAGCCACCCACTTTTCCAGCGTTAGACATAATATCCCTCTCTACAGTTTAGAAAACGCTTTCAATATTGAGGAATTTATCAAATGGGAGGAACGTTGGCAGAGGGGAATCGGGACTAATGAGGGGGAATTGGCAACAGGAAACACTCTGGAATCAAGTCAAAAAACCTCCCCAGTCTCCAAATATGTTTGCGAGTTAAAAATTGATGGTTCTGCTTTAGCCCTAACTTATGAAAATGGCATTTTAGTCCGAGGTGCAACACGCGGAGATGGCGTTACTGGTGAAGAAATCACCCAAAATGTCAAGACAATTCGCTCGATACCATTACAACTACAATTAGAAGATTGTCCACCATTGGTAGAAGTTCGAGGAGAGGCCTTTTTATCCTTAGCTGTGTTTGAAGAAATCAATCAAGAACGAGAAAAATCTGGCGATTCCCTATTTGCTAATCCTCGCAATGCCGCCGCAGGTACATTGCGGCAATTAGATTCAAAAATTGTGGCTAAACGCCGTTTAGATTTCTTTGCTTATACGCTACAAATACCAGGTAAAGAAGATATTGAGGTCGCAGATACTCAGTGTAAATCTTTGGAATTATTGCAACAAATGGGGTTTAAAGTCAATCCCAATCGGCAACTTTGTCTTGCTTTGGATGAAGTTCGGGAATATTACCAATATTGGGATATCGAACGGCGAAACTTGCCTTATATGACGGATGGAGTTGTTGTTAAAATTAATGACTTACGATTGCAAAAACAACTAGGTTTTACTCAGAAATTCCCCCGCTGGGCCGTCGCCCTCAAGTATCCCGCTGAGGAAGCCCCTACTTTAGTTGAGTCAATCGCAGTTTCCGTAGGGAGAACCGGGGCGCTAACGCCAGTTGCAGAGTTAAAACCGGTGCAGTTAGCGGGTACAACTGTTTCCAGGGCGACGCTACACAATAGCGATCGCATTTTATCCTTAAATATCCACATTGGCGATACAGTAATTGTTCGCAAAGCTGGTGAAATTATCCCGGAAGTAGTACGGGTTTTACCTGAACTGCGCCCGGAAGGTGCTCAATCCTTTCAAATGCCTAGTTGCTGTCCAGAATGCGGCCAACCAGTTGTCAGAGAAAAAGGTGAGGCGGTTACTCGCTGTATTAATACATCTTGTCCAGCTATTTTAAGGGGTGCGCTGATTCATTTTTGTAGCCGAGATGCAGTAGATATTAATGGCATTGGTGAAAAATTAGTGCAGCAGTTAGTTGATAGTAATTTAGTGCATTCTGTGGCAGATATCTATGATTTAACTGTGGAAAGATTGATGAATTTAGAAAGAATGGGCAAGAAGTTAGCCGATAAATTAGTTGGGGCAATTGCTAATTCTAAGACTCAACCTTGGTCAAGGATATTGTACGGTTTAGGCATTCGTCATGTGGGCAGTGTTAATGCCGTATTGTTAACAGAAAGGTTTCCCGATGTCGAACAGTTAGCAGCGGCATCTGCGGCGACTATTGAGGGAGTTTATGGTATTGGCCCAGAAATTGCCCAGTCTGTATATCAATGGTTTCAAGTACCTGCAAATCAGAATTTAATTGAACGTCTGAAAGTTGCGGGGTTACAACTGAAGTCAGAAGCAACTAGCAACAAGGTAGAAGGTAAAAATTTGTTGTTGGCAGGTAAAGTTTTTGTAATTACGGGAACTTTGCCAACGCTAAAGCGAGATGAAGCGAAAGAGTTGATTCAAAAAGCTGGGGGAAAAGTTACAAATTCTGTTAGTGCTAAAACTAACTATTTAGTTGTAGGTGAAGATGCCGGTTCTAAGTTAGAAAAAGCTCAAGAATTGGGAATTGTGCAACTTTCAGAAGCTCAATTATTAGAAATGATTAAGTAG
- a CDS encoding Npun_R2479 family HD domain-containing metalloprotein, whose protein sequence is MFNATAILIDAFVQELQAGYRRTYGKYKPDYPDIIAWAGNMALENIANCDALYHNVEHSMLVALVGQDILRGKHIREGGVSPEDWLHYIISLLSHDIGYVKGVCRQDQEAVGLYATGIDGGMVSIPIGATSASLTPYHVDRGKLVIDERFGGHKLIDAEQIKRNIELTRFPVPAGETHQDRHNYSGLARAADLIGQLSDPNYLRKISALFYEFEEVGTNKILGYKSPGDLRRNYAKFYWNGVFPYIPAALSYLELTQGGKQIIANLYANVFQVEHAEPLALKRAAVEELFKPETNGSLNGDSENGDGFASVATETRKFSDFSNLNL, encoded by the coding sequence ATGTTTAATGCAACTGCGATCCTAATTGACGCTTTCGTGCAAGAGCTACAGGCTGGATACCGCCGTACCTACGGTAAATATAAGCCGGATTACCCCGATATCATTGCCTGGGCGGGGAACATGGCTCTGGAAAACATCGCTAATTGCGACGCTCTCTATCACAATGTCGAACACAGTATGTTAGTTGCCCTAGTAGGACAGGACATCCTCCGGGGCAAACACATCCGCGAAGGGGGTGTCTCCCCTGAAGACTGGCTACACTATATCATTTCTTTGTTGTCTCACGACATCGGTTATGTCAAAGGTGTTTGCCGCCAAGACCAAGAAGCTGTTGGACTCTACGCCACTGGCATTGATGGAGGAATGGTTTCGATACCAATTGGTGCAACTTCTGCCAGTCTCACACCTTATCATGTTGACCGAGGTAAATTAGTAATCGATGAGCGTTTTGGTGGCCACAAACTAATTGATGCCGAACAAATTAAACGCAATATTGAACTGACTCGCTTCCCTGTACCTGCTGGTGAAACTCATCAAGATCGGCATAATTATTCGGGACTTGCTCGCGCCGCTGACTTAATTGGCCAACTTAGCGATCCGAATTATTTGCGAAAAATTAGTGCTCTTTTCTACGAGTTTGAAGAAGTCGGCACTAATAAAATCTTAGGCTATAAATCCCCCGGAGATTTGCGGCGGAATTATGCCAAATTTTACTGGAACGGCGTTTTTCCTTACATCCCTGCCGCTTTGAGTTACTTAGAATTGACTCAAGGAGGAAAACAAATTATCGCCAATCTCTACGCGAATGTATTTCAGGTAGAACACGCAGAACCCCTAGCTTTGAAACGTGCGGCTGTTGAAGAACTCTTTAAACCGGAAACTAATGGCAGTTTGAATGGTGACAGTGAAAATGGTGATGGTTTTGCGAGTGTCGCCACTGAAACCCGTAAGTTTAGTGACTTCTCGAATCTGAATTTGTGA